One Granulicella sp. 5B5 DNA window includes the following coding sequences:
- a CDS encoding glycosyl hydrolase, with translation MRLCVSAMWVVGVVATAALAQTSARPWQRLNMPTVEQVRGVWADPPPEYGPEPYYGLNGAATIETVQRDLDTMKSLGFRAVTVQYGYGSDRKYLSPEWFAFFKQFVAAAKKRDMRVWIVDDAGYPSGFAGGLFTSEHPELRMQALVVAKKVAVSAGAGFDESVGPDTVAVTAVRASDGETVQVPVKDGRAQWTATGGEWTVYVVEHAFKTSPTRSDTNPKRVKDGEQSLEDYLDPAATAQYLAFTHEGYKKAVGDEFGKTILGFRGDEPDFSISGLPWTPKLFAKFEAMKGYDVRPYVAVFLQGRDAVLTPEQLRVRADYYDVFSDMFRDGFFKPQGEWCAENGLEYQVHLNHEEMQLQLAHSEGDFFRDMQYVEVPGIDAIWHQIWTDTVSDYPRFASSAAHVYGHPRAFTESFAAYRPEPDVTMARYILNEQFVRGVNLVETMYFPASSTPGRGGPSALMRDAAWPALMQYTSRMSYLMSRGRPAARVALLLPAESLWMGDKKADDTFVSAERLLGEQQVDFDIVGEDAIGSQLTMASGAFASESGNRYKTVIVPDAELLPEAVVARLLSFAKSGGKVVFLGAVPEFVGGRNDLHSRKVSAEDFVWATVIPGELPVTPTPPAQPPASAPEPMVVPQGYVEAVERELPAREVKLETPNTALRVMTRRLKNARVVLLFNESSTALDDRLMVGKKGTRAEVWDVESGKSRSVQTIDTGDYAGVRITLAPYATEVLVLR, from the coding sequence ATGCGGTTGTGTGTTTCGGCGATGTGGGTGGTGGGTGTTGTGGCGACGGCGGCCCTGGCGCAGACAAGTGCGCGACCCTGGCAGAGACTGAACATGCCGACGGTGGAGCAGGTGCGCGGCGTGTGGGCTGATCCTCCGCCGGAGTATGGGCCGGAGCCGTACTACGGGCTGAATGGGGCGGCGACGATTGAGACCGTGCAGCGCGACCTGGATACGATGAAGTCGCTAGGGTTTCGAGCCGTGACTGTGCAGTACGGGTATGGCAGCGACAGGAAGTATCTTTCGCCCGAGTGGTTTGCGTTCTTCAAGCAGTTTGTGGCCGCGGCGAAGAAGCGCGATATGCGCGTATGGATCGTGGATGACGCGGGGTATCCGAGCGGGTTTGCGGGCGGGTTGTTTACGAGTGAACATCCGGAGCTGCGGATGCAGGCGCTGGTGGTGGCGAAGAAGGTTGCGGTGAGCGCGGGGGCGGGCTTCGATGAGAGCGTGGGGCCGGATACGGTGGCGGTGACGGCGGTGCGCGCGAGCGATGGGGAGACGGTGCAGGTGCCGGTGAAGGATGGTCGGGCGCAGTGGACGGCGACCGGGGGCGAGTGGACGGTATATGTGGTGGAGCATGCGTTCAAGACTTCGCCGACGCGTTCGGACACGAACCCGAAGAGGGTGAAGGATGGCGAGCAGTCGCTGGAGGATTATCTCGATCCGGCGGCGACGGCGCAGTACCTGGCGTTTACGCATGAGGGTTACAAGAAGGCTGTGGGGGATGAGTTTGGGAAGACGATCCTGGGGTTCCGTGGGGATGAGCCGGATTTTTCGATCAGCGGGCTGCCGTGGACTCCGAAGCTGTTCGCGAAGTTTGAGGCGATGAAGGGGTACGATGTGCGTCCGTATGTGGCGGTGTTTCTGCAGGGGCGCGATGCTGTGCTGACGCCGGAGCAGTTGCGGGTGCGCGCGGATTACTACGATGTGTTCTCGGACATGTTTCGCGATGGGTTCTTCAAGCCGCAGGGGGAGTGGTGCGCTGAGAACGGGCTGGAGTACCAGGTGCATCTGAACCATGAGGAGATGCAGCTTCAACTGGCGCACAGCGAAGGGGACTTCTTCCGCGATATGCAGTATGTGGAGGTGCCGGGGATCGATGCGATCTGGCACCAGATATGGACGGACACGGTTTCGGACTATCCGCGGTTTGCGTCGTCGGCTGCACATGTGTATGGGCATCCGCGGGCGTTTACGGAGAGCTTTGCGGCGTACAGGCCGGAGCCGGATGTGACGATGGCACGGTACATCCTGAATGAGCAGTTTGTACGCGGGGTGAATCTGGTGGAGACGATGTACTTTCCGGCGTCGAGCACGCCGGGGCGCGGCGGGCCAAGTGCGCTGATGCGCGATGCGGCGTGGCCTGCGCTGATGCAGTACACGAGCCGGATGAGCTATCTGATGAGCCGCGGAAGGCCGGCCGCGCGGGTGGCGCTGCTGCTGCCGGCGGAATCGTTGTGGATGGGCGACAAGAAAGCCGATGATACGTTTGTGTCCGCCGAGCGGTTGCTGGGAGAGCAGCAGGTGGACTTCGACATTGTGGGTGAGGATGCGATTGGGTCACAGCTGACGATGGCTTCGGGAGCGTTCGCGAGTGAGAGCGGCAACCGCTACAAGACAGTGATTGTGCCCGATGCAGAGCTGCTGCCGGAGGCTGTGGTGGCGCGTCTGCTGAGCTTTGCGAAGAGTGGCGGCAAGGTGGTGTTTCTGGGTGCGGTGCCGGAGTTTGTGGGAGGGCGGAACGATCTGCATTCGCGGAAGGTGAGCGCGGAAGATTTTGTATGGGCGACGGTGATTCCGGGCGAGCTGCCGGTGACGCCGACTCCGCCGGCACAGCCGCCGGCGTCGGCGCCCGAGCCTATGGTTGTCCCGCAGGGGTATGTGGAGGCGGTGGAGCGCGAACTCCCCGCCCGTGAGGTGAAGCTGGAGACGCCGAATACGGCGCTGCGAGTGATGACGCGGCGGCTGAAGAATGCGAGGGTGGTGCTGCTGTTCAATGAGTCGAGTACAGCGTTGGACGACCGGTTGATGGTGGGGAAGAAGGGGACTCGTGCGGAGGTGTGGGACGTGGAGAGTGGGAAGAGCAGGTCAGTGCAGACGATCGATACAGGCGATTATGCAGGTGTGCGGATTACACTCGCGCCCTATGCGACCGAGGTGCTGGTGTTGCGATGA
- a CDS encoding type I phosphomannose isomerase catalytic subunit — MNVLIQGVAPFRLKPLMVERVWGFHDLKPWYAYTSETAIGEAWLSGDKCVVETGPLAGKTLDAAAAAEPSLLGARRDGTAWEYFPLLIKYLFPKEKLSVQVHPDDAYAALFGGTTQAKTECWYVLQAEPDAGILLGLKPGTSKDDVRRAIGDGTLEQLMVRVPVAAGDMVYVSAGTMHALEPGAVILEIQQNSDTTYRLYDYGRPRELHLERGLEVLKLETDAGKVVPQSIAGGERLIQVPHFTVEKYALTSEALTVASKGAECLIALKGSGTASSAAGDVELVAGAAVIVPATVGQYSLRGDAEVVRAFVS, encoded by the coding sequence GTGAATGTTTTGATCCAGGGTGTTGCGCCGTTTCGATTGAAGCCGTTGATGGTGGAGCGGGTGTGGGGTTTTCATGACCTGAAGCCGTGGTACGCGTATACGAGCGAGACAGCGATCGGCGAAGCGTGGCTTTCGGGCGATAAGTGCGTGGTGGAGACCGGTCCGCTGGCAGGCAAGACGCTGGACGCGGCTGCGGCTGCGGAGCCGTCGTTGCTGGGTGCGCGTCGCGATGGGACGGCGTGGGAGTACTTTCCGCTGCTGATCAAGTATTTGTTCCCGAAGGAGAAGCTGTCGGTGCAGGTGCATCCGGACGATGCGTATGCGGCGCTGTTTGGCGGGACGACGCAGGCAAAGACGGAGTGCTGGTATGTGCTGCAGGCCGAGCCGGATGCGGGGATTCTGCTGGGACTGAAGCCGGGGACGAGCAAGGACGATGTGCGGCGCGCGATCGGCGATGGGACGCTGGAGCAGCTGATGGTGCGCGTGCCGGTTGCGGCGGGCGACATGGTGTATGTGTCGGCTGGAACGATGCATGCACTGGAGCCGGGTGCGGTGATCCTGGAGATCCAGCAGAACTCGGATACGACGTACCGGCTGTACGACTATGGGCGGCCGCGGGAGCTGCATCTGGAGCGCGGGCTCGAGGTGTTGAAGCTGGAGACGGATGCGGGCAAGGTTGTTCCTCAGTCGATTGCGGGTGGTGAGCGGCTGATACAGGTGCCGCACTTTACGGTGGAGAAGTATGCGCTGACGAGTGAGGCCCTCACTGTGGCGTCGAAGGGTGCTGAGTGTTTGATTGCGCTGAAGGGTTCGGGCACGGCGAGCAGTGCTGCGGGCGATGTGGAACTGGTGGCAGGTGCGGCGGTGATTGTGCCGGCGACGGTGGGGCAGTACTCGTTGAGGGGTGATGCTGAGGTGGTGCGGGCGTTTGTGAGCTGA